The Pseudosulfitobacter pseudonitzschiae nucleotide sequence CTTTCCTTTGGCGTCGTCTTGCTTTCTGCGACACAGGTCGTCTTTGCAAACCGGATCGCACGGGATATTCATGACGCTCGCGACGGGATTTCAATCGACAAGGTCATCCATACCGACTCTGCGCGGATCACGGCTGACATACGGAACCGGTGGCACGAAGTCAGCGAAGCGGCGCGTCAAGGCCGTGACTGCCTAGCCAGTCTGGCTATTGCGCGCCGCTCGGGTGGTCGGGACTTCCACCTGACAATCTGTGCGCTACCCGGTATCTCTCTCGCCTCCGAGATGGAGGCACAGACTGTGGCCTTCATTACTGATCCCCAGAACCGCCCTGCCATGTCGGCCGAGGTCCTCGCGGATCTCTTCGATCTCACCCCGACAGAAGTTGAAGTTGCCCGTCTTCTCACTCAGGGGCAGCGAACCGATAAAATCGCGAGCGAGCTTTCCATCGCTCCGACTACGGTTGCATTCCACCTGCGCAACCTTTTTGACAAGACCGGCACCCGTCGGCAGGCGGATTTGATCGTCCTTCTTCTAACGGGGCTGACCTCTATCGACCCGGCACAACCCACCATAAGTGGAGCTTCCACTTCATGACGATACGGCCCAACATTGTCACAGTTCTGGCAACAATTGCCGCCTTACCCGTGCCGGCAGTGGCGCAGGATTGGCAAAGTGCGTACACGGATCTCGACCCGAACCGCTGCGAAATTGTGGAACGATACGATCTTGCAGTCGATTTCGCTTGCACAGGGTTGGCAGGCTTCCCCGTTCTGCTTCGACACGGCGAACATCGCGTCTTTGTTTCCTACGGCCCGGATGCCGCGAACGAAATCGCGTGGCAACAAAGCTTGCCGAGCAGAAACAAAACGGGCGAAACACTCGAGTGGATCTTCTCCGGCCCGCCCGAGGAAGCATCGCAACCGGTCGCGACGGTTCTGCGCTATTTCATTGATCGCAGCGAGATCAGAGGTCCTGACGAACAGGTGCTGGTTGTGACCAAACTTGAGCCAGGTAATACCTGCCACGTCGCCTATATCGATGGACGCCGGAACGCACAGGCAAACGAAATGGCTCGTCAGGCCGCCCAGGAACTCGTTCCCGACTGGGATTGTGCCGGAATGCAGGCGCAGCCATATGGTACCATGGGCGTAACCGGTTTCTCGGAAGCAGAATAATCCCGACGACCACTCCAGCCTGACCTCCCAGAGGGATA carries:
- a CDS encoding response regulator — encoded protein: MITTANGAKRTILCVEDERHLRQDIIEELVAAGYEAVGAATGREALRVLDTARPDLILCDISMPELDGHGFLKALRGKHPHLAHVPLVFLTALDGRDEIINGKRAGADDYLVKPVDYDLMLATIEARLREVNRIDEGIWNLRQAMSAAQSGASTSTDGIQKVLDLLSFGVVLLSATQVVFANRIARDIHDARDGISIDKVIHTDSARITADIRNRWHEVSEAARQGRDCLASLAIARRSGGRDFHLTICALPGISLASEMEAQTVAFITDPQNRPAMSAEVLADLFDLTPTEVEVARLLTQGQRTDKIASELSIAPTTVAFHLRNLFDKTGTRRQADLIVLLLTGLTSIDPAQPTISGASTS